The following proteins are encoded in a genomic region of Musa acuminata AAA Group cultivar baxijiao chromosome BXJ2-11, Cavendish_Baxijiao_AAA, whole genome shotgun sequence:
- the LOC135627044 gene encoding very-long-chain aldehyde decarbonylase GL1-10-like: protein MLPFARIGDAEVAMGRDLTAVETAWFRYSAGMSDFWLYAHNVVFLLLVYTLAPLPFVMAELKRPKAIQKYKLQPNVHFPVATFVKCYKNVVKTFIVAVGPLQLLSYPTIKWVGIRTGLPLPSVWEVVAQLAVYFLVEDYFSYWLHRALHCRWGYQHIHRIHHEFSAPMAFAAPYAHWAEVLILGFPAFLGPALVPCHILTLWLWFVLRHVEAIETHCGYDFPQTPTKYIPFYVGAEYHDYHHYVGEKSHSNFASVFTYCDYIYGTDKGYRYQKTQLAKLKAQGEANVQNEEMNGMWEKYD from the exons ATGCTGCCGTTTGCGAGGATTGGGGATGCGGAGGTGGCCATGGGGAGGGACCTGACGGCGGTGGAGACGGCGTGGTTCCGATACTCGGCCGGCATGTCTGACTTTTGGCTCTACGCCCACAACGTCGTCTTCCTCCTTCTGGTGTACACCCTCGCGCCGCTCCCCTTCGTCATGGCGGAGCTCAAGCGCCCCAAGGCCATCCAAAAGTACAAGCTCCAGCCCAATGTCCACTTCCCTGTGGCCACCTTCGTCAAGTGCTACAAGAACGTCGTCAAGACTTTCATCGTCGCCGTCGGCCCTCTGCAGCTCCTCTCCTATCCTACAATCAAG TGGGTGGGCATTCGGACGGGCCTGCCGCTGCCGTCCGTGTGGGAGGTGGTGGCTCAGCTGGCCGTGTACTTCCTGGTGGAGGACTACTTTAGCTACTGGCTCCACCGGGCGCTGCACTGCCGGTGGGGCTACCAGCACATCCACCGCATCCACCACGAGTTCTCGGCGCCCATGGCCTTCGCCGCTCCCTACGCCCACTGGGCTGAGGTGCTCATCCTCGGCTTCCCTGCCTTCCTCGGTCCCGCCCTCGTTCCCTGTCACATCCTCACGCTCTGGCTCTGGTTCGTTCTCCGCCACGTCGAAGCCATCGAGACGCACTGCGG CTATGACTTCCCTCAAACTCCCACCAAGTACATTCCATTCTACGTAGGTGCCGAGTACCATGATTACCATCACTATGTCGGAGAGAAAAGTCACAGTAACTTTGCGTCAGTGTTCACCTACTGCGACTACATATACGGAACTGACAAG GGATACAGATATCAGAAAACACAACTTGCAAAG CTGAAGGCTCAGGGCGAAGCAAACGTGCAAAATGAGGAAATGAATGGCATGTGGGAGAAGTATGACTAA